A segment of the Fibrobacter succinogenes subsp. succinogenes S85 genome:
ATTCGTGAAACTCCGATTCTCTTTGGCGAAGATGCCCGCCGCTTTCTTGCGGCGATGCAGGAACGTCGCCCAGAACCTCCAGAAGTTCGAGCCCGTCGTTTGCGGAACTACGAATATATGAAAAAGGCTTACGAGCTGGGTATGGCTGAAAAGCGTGCCCGCGAAGAAGCCAATGGAGGTGTTGATCCTTGTTTCCGAAAAGTGTAAATAGTAATTACCCGTTGAAATTTATTCGTTTAGATCCGACAAATGGTGTAAAGGCTTTTGATTGTGGCGATAAAGATTTAAACGATTTTATACTTAATCGGGCTCCAGAATTTCAAAAATATCTGCTGTCAGTCAGTTACGCTTGTGTTGATGTTGACGATGCGAGTAAAGTCTATGCCTATTGCAGTCTTGCCAATGACAAGGTTGCCGTGGGTGATTTCAAGGATAAGACCGAATTCAATCGTTTTCGTAAAAAGCAGGGCTTTCCAAATGAAAAACGTTTGAAAAGCTATCCTGCGGTTAAACTCTGCCGGATGGGCGTTGATGAATCTGCGAAAGGTCGTCAAATAGGGACGACAGTTTTAGATTACATCAAGTCGATGTTTGTCTTTGAAAATAAGACGGGTTGCCGATTCTTGACGGTTGATGCGTATTTGAAGGCGGTTCCTTTTTATGAGAAAAACGGGTTTCGCTTTATGAACATCGAAGATGACGATCCCCATACGCGCCTGATGTACTTTGATTTGATGGATTTGGTGGCGTGAAAATTTCAAAGCCTAGATTATAAAAAAAGTCCGCTTGCTTTTGCAAACGGACTTTTAAAATGCGGCGCTTAGCGCTTCTTTTTCTTGTTCTTGTCTTTAGGCGGGGTGTAGTTTGAACCGATGGTACCGCCGTTGTTCTGGCGCTTGGCGAAATCGCCGACCTTCTTGAACATTTCCTTCATGCTTTCGTACTGCTTGAGCACTGCGTTCACGCGGGCGGCATCCGTGCCGGAACCCTTTGCGATACGGGCCTTGCGGCTACCGTCGATAATCTGCGGCTTTTTGCGTTCCTTCGGCGTCATGGAGC
Coding sequences within it:
- a CDS encoding GNAT family N-acetyltransferase; this translates as MKFIRLDPTNGVKAFDCGDKDLNDFILNRAPEFQKYLLSVSYACVDVDDASKVYAYCSLANDKVAVGDFKDKTEFNRFRKKQGFPNEKRLKSYPAVKLCRMGVDESAKGRQIGTTVLDYIKSMFVFENKTGCRFLTVDAYLKAVPFYEKNGFRFMNIEDDDPHTRLMYFDLMDLVA